A region of Candidatus Hydrogenedentota bacterium DNA encodes the following proteins:
- the aroA gene encoding 3-phosphoshikimate 1-carboxyvinyltransferase, whose translation MDLICERSALRGEVDIPGSKSHTIRAVAIAALAEGKSVIRQPLESKDAEACVAVYRAFGAEMAITPEAWHVQGLGGELRTPENVIDVANSGTSLRIAMGSAALLRTGIAVLTGDAQIRRRPAGPLARSLTGLGARVWSTRDNGCAPFVVEGRLRGGKTSIEAVTSQYLSSLLMAAPLADGDTEIDVPLLNEAPYVMMTLDWLERQGIAIERDGLRWFRVRGGQRYAAFDRRIPGDFSSATFFLAAGALEGNNILSRGLDMSEVQGDKAVVDYLRAMGADVAEEQTGVRVRPKALRGTELDLNATPDALPMMAVLGCFAEGTTRLVNVPQARLKETDRIAVMRQELTKLGARVEELDDGLVIHHSMLHGGEVDGQDDHRVVMALAVCATQIAGPVRIRGYEAAGITYPKFVEDLTRLGGAARIAG comes from the coding sequence ATGGACCTGATTTGCGAGAGAAGCGCCCTTCGGGGCGAGGTGGACATCCCCGGCTCGAAGTCGCACACCATCCGTGCAGTTGCGATTGCCGCGTTGGCCGAGGGCAAGAGCGTCATCCGCCAGCCGCTGGAATCCAAGGACGCGGAGGCCTGTGTGGCTGTGTACCGGGCGTTTGGCGCGGAAATGGCCATCACGCCCGAAGCGTGGCACGTGCAGGGTCTGGGCGGTGAGTTGCGCACGCCCGAAAACGTGATCGACGTCGCTAACTCCGGCACGAGCCTGCGCATAGCCATGGGCTCGGCGGCGCTGCTTCGCACGGGTATAGCGGTGCTTACCGGCGACGCCCAGATCCGGAGGCGGCCCGCCGGCCCGCTGGCCCGCTCGCTGACCGGCCTGGGCGCGCGGGTATGGTCGACGCGGGACAACGGCTGCGCGCCTTTTGTTGTCGAGGGGCGCTTGCGCGGCGGCAAGACCTCGATCGAGGCCGTAACCAGCCAGTACCTGTCCAGTCTCCTGATGGCGGCGCCGCTGGCGGATGGCGACACCGAGATCGATGTGCCCCTGCTCAACGAAGCCCCCTACGTGATGATGACGCTCGATTGGCTCGAGCGCCAGGGGATCGCCATCGAGCGCGACGGTCTCCGGTGGTTTCGCGTGCGCGGCGGGCAGCGTTATGCGGCCTTCGACCGGCGCATCCCGGGCGATTTCTCGTCTGCAACCTTCTTCCTGGCCGCGGGCGCGCTCGAGGGGAACAATATTCTGTCGCGCGGTCTTGATATGAGCGAAGTCCAGGGCGACAAGGCGGTCGTGGACTATCTCCGCGCCATGGGGGCGGATGTGGCCGAGGAACAAACCGGCGTGCGGGTGCGGCCAAAGGCGCTCCGGGGGACCGAGCTCGACCTGAACGCCACGCCCGATGCGCTGCCCATGATGGCCGTGCTGGGCTGTTTCGCCGAAGGCACTACACGGCTGGTGAACGTGCCCCAGGCGCGCCTCAAGGAAACCGACCGGATCGCCGTCATGCGCCAGGAACTCACGAAACTCGGCGCGCGCGTCGAGGAACTGGACGACGGCCTTGTCATTCACCACAGCATGCTGCACGGCGGGGAAGTCGACGGCCAGGACGACCACCGCGTCGTCATGGCCCTGGCCGTGTGCGCGACGCAGATTGCCGGGCCGGTTCGAATCCGGGGTTATGAAGCGGCCGGTATCACGTATCCGAAGTTTGTCGAGGATCTGACGCGGTTGGGCGGGGCGGCGCGCATCGCCGGATAG